From the Paraburkholderia sp. PREW-6R genome, one window contains:
- a CDS encoding NAD-dependent epimerase/dehydratase family protein yields the protein MKIFITGASGFIGGSIAAYLARAGYPVRGLIRKPEQRAELERLGIEPVIGSLDDRELLIAEAQAADGVINAASSDHEGAVNALIEGLAGSGKPFLHTSGSSIVGDASGGEAGEARIYHEDALPKPTADKAARVAIDQRVLDAATLNIRSAVLCNTLIYGNGAVPGSASVQLPRLVRQAQKSGVVRHVGSGGNIWSNVHIDDVAELYRLALEKTPPGTFYFVESGEASYRDMSAAIARAMKLGEPQDWPLEEAVKEWGYEMASYGLGSNSRVRGERARTLLGWQPKRTSVIDWIEHDMLPPK from the coding sequence TTGAAGATTTTCATTACAGGTGCAAGCGGTTTTATTGGCGGCTCTATCGCCGCGTATCTGGCGCGCGCCGGCTACCCGGTGCGGGGGCTCATCCGCAAACCGGAACAGCGTGCTGAACTGGAGCGTCTTGGTATCGAACCCGTCATTGGCTCGCTCGACGACCGCGAACTGCTGATCGCCGAAGCGCAGGCCGCCGACGGCGTCATCAACGCGGCGAGCAGCGACCACGAAGGCGCGGTCAACGCGTTGATCGAAGGGCTTGCGGGTTCCGGCAAGCCGTTTCTGCATACGAGCGGTTCGAGCATCGTCGGCGATGCGTCCGGCGGCGAGGCGGGCGAAGCGCGCATCTACCACGAGGACGCATTGCCCAAGCCGACGGCCGACAAGGCCGCGCGCGTCGCCATCGATCAACGCGTGCTCGACGCCGCGACGCTGAACATCCGCTCGGCCGTGCTGTGCAATACGCTCATTTACGGCAATGGCGCGGTGCCCGGCAGCGCGAGCGTGCAACTGCCGCGTCTCGTGAGGCAGGCGCAAAAAAGCGGCGTGGTACGTCATGTGGGCAGCGGCGGCAACATCTGGTCGAACGTGCATATCGACGACGTCGCCGAGCTGTATCGCCTCGCGCTCGAAAAGACGCCGCCGGGCACGTTCTATTTCGTCGAAAGCGGCGAAGCGTCGTATCGCGACATGAGCGCCGCGATCGCCCGCGCGATGAAACTCGGCGAGCCGCAAGACTGGCCGCTCGAAGAAGCGGTCAAAGAATGGGGCTACGAGATGGCTTCGTATGGGCTGGGTTCGAACAGCCGCGTGCGTGGCGAACGCGCTCGCACACTGCTGGGCTGGCAGCCCAAACGCACCTCCGTGATCGACTGGATCGAGCACGACATGCTGCCCCCGAAGTGA
- the hutH gene encoding histidine ammonia-lyase — MMTLTPGHLTLAQLRRIARQHVALELDSASHAAIDACAQAVADIAAKGEPAYGINTGFGRLASTHIPHEQLELLQRNLVLSHAVGVGEPMSRPVVRLLIALKLSSLGRGHSGIRREVMDALITLYNADVLPVIPVKGSVGASGDLAPLAHMSAVLLGVGEVFAKGERMPATEGLALVGLKPLTLQAKEGLALLNGTQASTALALYNMFAIEDLYRTALVAGALSVDAAAGSVKPFDARIHALRGHQGQIDAAASYRSLLQGSGINVSHADCDKVQDPYSLRCQPQVMGACLDQMRHAADVLLLEANAVSDNPLIFPDTGEVLSGGNFHAEPVAFAADNLALAAAEIGALAERRIALLIDATLSGLPPFLVRDGGVNSGFMIAHVTAAALASENKTLAHPASVDSLPTSANQEDHVSMATFAARKLGDIADNTANILSIELLAAAQGVDLRAPHKTSPSLQKVMDVVRENVAHYELDHYFAPDIAAVTRLVQDGTIAKLSPFSFASEQ, encoded by the coding sequence ATGATGACTCTGACGCCCGGCCACCTGACCCTTGCGCAACTGCGCCGGATTGCGCGCCAGCACGTCGCGCTCGAACTCGACTCCGCAAGCCATGCCGCAATCGACGCATGCGCTCAAGCCGTCGCCGACATCGCAGCGAAGGGCGAGCCGGCCTACGGTATCAATACCGGCTTTGGCCGTCTTGCCAGCACGCATATTCCGCATGAGCAGCTCGAGTTGCTGCAACGTAATCTGGTGTTGTCGCACGCGGTAGGCGTGGGCGAGCCGATGTCGCGTCCGGTCGTGCGTTTGCTGATCGCGCTGAAGCTGTCGAGCCTGGGTCGCGGGCACTCCGGTATCCGCCGCGAAGTGATGGACGCGCTGATCACGCTGTACAACGCGGACGTGCTGCCGGTGATTCCGGTGAAGGGCTCGGTTGGCGCGTCGGGCGACCTCGCGCCGCTCGCGCATATGTCCGCGGTTCTGCTCGGCGTCGGCGAAGTGTTCGCGAAGGGCGAGCGCATGCCGGCCACCGAAGGCCTCGCGCTCGTCGGTTTGAAGCCGCTCACGTTGCAGGCAAAGGAAGGGCTCGCGCTGCTCAACGGAACGCAGGCTTCCACGGCGCTCGCGCTGTACAACATGTTCGCCATCGAAGACCTGTACCGCACGGCGCTCGTCGCGGGTGCGCTGTCGGTGGACGCGGCGGCGGGCTCGGTCAAACCGTTCGACGCGCGCATTCACGCGCTGCGCGGACATCAAGGTCAGATCGATGCTGCCGCTTCGTACCGTTCGCTGCTGCAAGGCTCGGGCATCAACGTGTCGCATGCGGACTGCGACAAGGTTCAGGACCCGTATAGCTTGCGTTGCCAGCCGCAGGTGATGGGCGCGTGTCTCGACCAGATGCGTCACGCTGCCGACGTACTGCTGCTCGAAGCGAACGCCGTGTCCGACAATCCGCTGATTTTTCCGGACACCGGCGAAGTGCTGTCGGGCGGCAACTTCCATGCGGAACCCGTTGCTTTTGCCGCCGACAATCTCGCGCTCGCCGCAGCCGAAATCGGCGCACTCGCGGAACGTCGGATCGCTTTGCTGATCGACGCTACGCTTTCGGGCCTGCCGCCGTTTCTCGTTCGCGACGGCGGCGTGAACTCCGGCTTCATGATCGCGCACGTCACGGCCGCCGCCCTCGCTTCGGAGAACAAGACGCTCGCGCATCCCGCTTCCGTCGACTCGCTGCCCACATCGGCGAATCAGGAAGACCACGTCTCCATGGCGACGTTTGCTGCGCGCAAGCTTGGCGATATCGCCGACAACACCGCGAACATCCTGTCGATCGAACTGCTGGCGGCGGCGCAGGGCGTCGATCTGCGCGCACCGCACAAGACCAGTCCGAGCCTGCAGAAAGTGATGGACGTGGTCCGCGAAAACGTCGCGCACTACGAGCTGGATCACTATTTTGCGCCGGATATTGCGGCCGTTACGCGGCTCGTGCAGGACGGCACGATTGCGAAGCTGAGCCCGTTTTCCTTCGCTTCCGAACAGTAA
- a CDS encoding NCS2 family permease, giving the protein MMEPHAQPISEVGTESFDGKGFLDRYFEISSRGSSQRQEIVAGITTFLAMVYSVFVVPGMFGKAGFDTSAVFVAVCLTTAFGSLLMGVWARLPIAIGCAISLTAFTAFGLVLGKGLHPNVALGAVFLMGIVFTAISVTGVRSWILRNLPTGIAHGTGIGIGLFLLLIAANDVGLVVKNPGAGLPVALGNITGLPALMSVAGLAAIFGLVRRRVPGLILIVIVAISAIALIIDPAVSFHGVFAVPSLSAPGHASLIGAMDIRGALSMAVLPSVLALVMTAVFDATGTIRAVAGQAGQLDEDGRIINGGRALTADSLSSIFSGLLGGAPAAAYIESTVGVAAGAKTGMAAAVVGLLFLVVMFFSPLAGLVPSYATAPALMYVGLLMLSNVSKLHMDDMVDSMSGLMCAVFIVLTANIVTGIMLGFATLVIGRVISGEYRKLNVGTVAIAIVLVGFYLGGWAI; this is encoded by the coding sequence ATGATGGAACCCCACGCCCAACCGATTTCCGAAGTCGGTACCGAGTCATTCGACGGAAAGGGCTTTCTCGACCGCTACTTCGAAATCTCCTCACGCGGCAGTTCGCAGCGTCAGGAGATCGTGGCGGGCATCACGACCTTCCTCGCGATGGTCTACTCCGTGTTCGTCGTGCCGGGTATGTTCGGCAAAGCGGGCTTCGACACCAGCGCGGTCTTTGTCGCCGTGTGCCTGACCACCGCATTCGGCTCGCTGCTGATGGGCGTGTGGGCGCGTCTGCCCATCGCCATCGGCTGCGCGATTTCGCTGACTGCGTTCACCGCGTTCGGTCTCGTGCTCGGCAAAGGGCTGCATCCGAACGTCGCGCTCGGCGCGGTGTTCCTGATGGGCATCGTGTTCACGGCGATCTCGGTGACCGGCGTGCGCTCGTGGATTCTGCGCAATCTGCCGACCGGCATCGCGCACGGCACGGGTATCGGTATCGGGCTGTTCCTGCTGCTGATCGCCGCGAACGACGTCGGTCTGGTCGTCAAGAATCCCGGCGCGGGTCTGCCGGTCGCGCTCGGCAACATCACGGGGCTGCCCGCGCTGATGTCGGTTGCGGGTCTTGCGGCGATCTTCGGTCTCGTGCGCCGTCGCGTGCCGGGCTTGATCCTGATTGTGATCGTCGCGATTTCGGCCATTGCGCTGATCATCGATCCGGCGGTGTCGTTCCATGGCGTGTTCGCGGTGCCGTCGCTGAGCGCACCGGGTCACGCGTCGCTGATCGGCGCAATGGATATCAGGGGCGCGCTGTCGATGGCGGTGTTGCCGAGCGTGCTGGCGCTCGTCATGACGGCCGTGTTCGACGCGACCGGCACGATTCGCGCCGTCGCCGGACAGGCCGGCCAACTCGACGAGGACGGCCGCATCATCAACGGTGGCCGTGCGTTGACGGCGGATTCGCTGAGCTCGATCTTTTCCGGACTGCTCGGCGGCGCGCCTGCCGCGGCTTACATCGAATCGACGGTCGGCGTGGCCGCCGGCGCGAAGACCGGCATGGCGGCGGCCGTCGTCGGTTTGCTGTTCCTCGTCGTGATGTTCTTCTCGCCGCTCGCCGGTCTCGTGCCCTCGTATGCGACGGCGCCGGCGTTGATGTATGTCGGTCTGCTGATGCTGTCGAATGTGAGCAAGCTGCATATGGACGACATGGTCGACTCCATGTCGGGTCTGATGTGCGCCGTGTTCATCGTGCTCACGGCCAATATCGTGACGGGCATCATGCTCGGTTTCGCGACCCTCGTGATCGGCCGCGTGATCAGCGGCGAATATCGCAAGCTGAACGTGGGAACGGTCGCCATCGCTATCGTGCTGGTCGGCTTCTATCTGGGCGGCTGGGCGATCTGA
- a CDS encoding PRC-barrel domain-containing protein: MIGGFSRPAWRLSILAVFALFALSGCSLLWGPQQAPIVDATVMPVEPASAPVVASAPEPVETEAAEPGQPRKPKKPVVKPHKVEPPPPVVVAPPPPPPPPPLIVLRTIERNDARTLLDSPVQKPDGKVVGRAVDLIADAGGKPREMVVNLQGFLGVGDRKVNFPWGAFRFTPTAKTAPITLMAAAAPAVAAKSAAVQLPLIDATVERSNGAKVGRVIDVLIDANAQPQAVVLDVNGMVSTERRTIAANWSALRFVTKDKELHPLLDLSDAQINATPPYASDKPIRAVSPAPAAPATSAPATAAAPAAATPAVATSAGSNARAVR; the protein is encoded by the coding sequence ATGATTGGCGGTTTCTCGCGCCCTGCCTGGCGTCTGTCGATCCTTGCTGTGTTCGCGCTCTTCGCGCTGTCCGGCTGCAGCCTGCTCTGGGGACCGCAGCAGGCGCCGATCGTGGACGCGACGGTCATGCCCGTCGAACCTGCCAGCGCGCCCGTGGTGGCCTCCGCGCCCGAGCCGGTTGAAACCGAAGCGGCGGAGCCTGGACAGCCGAGAAAGCCGAAGAAGCCGGTCGTCAAGCCGCACAAGGTCGAACCGCCGCCGCCCGTCGTCGTTGCGCCTCCGCCGCCTCCCCCGCCGCCGCCGTTGATCGTGCTGCGCACGATCGAACGCAACGATGCGCGCACGCTGCTCGACAGCCCGGTGCAGAAGCCGGATGGCAAAGTAGTCGGCCGGGCGGTCGACCTGATCGCGGATGCGGGCGGCAAGCCGCGCGAGATGGTGGTGAATCTGCAGGGCTTTCTGGGCGTCGGCGACCGCAAGGTGAATTTCCCGTGGGGCGCATTCCGCTTCACGCCCACCGCGAAAACCGCGCCGATCACTTTGATGGCGGCGGCCGCGCCGGCGGTCGCGGCGAAGTCGGCCGCGGTGCAATTGCCGCTGATCGACGCGACCGTGGAGCGCTCGAACGGCGCCAAGGTCGGCCGCGTGATCGACGTGCTGATCGACGCCAATGCGCAGCCGCAGGCCGTCGTGCTCGACGTGAACGGCATGGTCAGCACCGAGCGGCGCACGATTGCCGCGAACTGGTCGGCGCTGCGTTTCGTCACCAAAGACAAGGAGCTGCACCCGCTGCTCGATCTGAGCGATGCGCAGATCAACGCGACGCCGCCCTATGCGAGCGACAAGCCCATTCGCGCGGTGTCGCCGGCGCCTGCCGCGCCGGCGACTTCGGCCCCGGCTACGGCTGCCGCACCTGCGGCGGCAACGCCGGCTGTCGCGACGTCCGCCGGTTCCAATGCACGGGCGGTCCGATGA
- a CDS encoding M20 aminoacylase family protein produces MNTMTIPAGIAELEDEMIALRHQIHAQPELAYEEFVTSDLVAERLEAWGYTVHRGLGHTGVVGQIKAGSGTRKLGLRADMDALPIHETTGLPYASTVPGKMHACGHDGHTAMLLAAAKHLAQQKCFDGTLNLIFQPAEEGQAGAKKMLEDGLFDRFPCDAVFSMHNMPGFPTGKLGFLPGPFMASSDTVIIRVTGRGGHGAVPHKAVDPVVVCAQIVLALQTIVSRNIAPLDMAIITVGAIHAGEAPNVIPETAEMRLSVRALKPQVRDYLQERITALACGQAAVYGARADVDYQRRYPVLVNDAEMTGLARQVALDWLGDDGLIPDMQPLTGSEDFAFLLERCPGSYLIIGNGDGEGGCMVHNPGYDFNDECLATGAAYWVRLAQTFLV; encoded by the coding sequence GTGAACACCATGACCATTCCGGCGGGCATCGCCGAACTCGAAGACGAAATGATCGCGCTGCGCCACCAGATTCACGCGCAGCCCGAACTTGCCTACGAAGAGTTCGTCACGAGCGACCTCGTCGCTGAACGACTGGAGGCTTGGGGTTATACCGTGCATCGCGGACTGGGGCACACCGGCGTGGTGGGTCAAATTAAAGCAGGCAGCGGCACGCGCAAGCTGGGTCTGCGTGCCGACATGGACGCACTGCCGATTCACGAGACCACCGGGCTGCCTTATGCGAGCACGGTGCCTGGCAAGATGCACGCATGCGGTCACGACGGTCACACGGCGATGCTGCTGGCAGCGGCCAAACATCTGGCGCAGCAGAAGTGCTTCGACGGTACGCTGAATCTGATTTTCCAGCCGGCCGAGGAGGGGCAGGCCGGCGCAAAGAAAATGCTGGAAGACGGTCTCTTCGACCGGTTCCCGTGCGACGCCGTCTTTTCCATGCACAACATGCCGGGCTTTCCTACGGGCAAACTCGGATTCCTGCCGGGTCCGTTCATGGCGTCGTCGGATACGGTCATCATCAGGGTGACCGGGCGCGGCGGTCATGGCGCGGTCCCGCATAAGGCTGTCGATCCGGTCGTGGTATGCGCGCAAATCGTCCTCGCGTTGCAAACCATCGTCTCACGCAACATTGCGCCGCTCGACATGGCAATCATCACTGTCGGCGCGATTCACGCGGGCGAAGCACCGAACGTGATACCTGAAACGGCGGAAATGCGTCTCTCGGTACGTGCGTTGAAACCGCAGGTGCGCGACTATCTGCAGGAGCGCATCACGGCGCTCGCGTGCGGACAGGCAGCCGTCTACGGCGCGCGGGCCGACGTGGATTACCAGCGGCGTTATCCGGTGCTCGTCAACGACGCGGAAATGACGGGCCTCGCTCGCCAGGTGGCGCTCGACTGGCTCGGTGACGACGGCCTGATTCCCGACATGCAACCGTTGACGGGCAGCGAAGACTTCGCGTTCCTGCTCGAGCGGTGTCCTGGCAGTTACCTGATTATCGGCAACGGTGACGGCGAGGGTGGCTGCATGGTGCACAACCCGGGCTATGACTTCAACGACGAATGCCTCGCTACCGGCGCGGCTTACTGGGTTCGGCTTGCGCAGACCTTCCTGGTCTGA
- the hutC gene encoding histidine utilization repressor, whose amino-acid sequence MNAPAYQGIKDFILARIHAGEWAEGDQVPSENELAREFNVARMTVNRALRELTSEQVLTRVQGSGTFVARPKYESTLVAIRSISDEIVARGHRYHAKVLDIGATIADEALAAEMQVSAGNPVFHSRVLHFENDEPVQLEERWVNPAVAPEYALQDFTNTTPNQYLVRVAPLQRVEYRIEALAADAGTRELLTMDELEPCLVLHRRTWSKSQVASIANLWHPGSRYRFTGHF is encoded by the coding sequence ATGAACGCACCGGCTTACCAGGGCATCAAGGATTTCATCCTCGCGCGCATTCACGCGGGCGAGTGGGCCGAAGGCGACCAGGTGCCGTCGGAAAACGAGCTTGCGCGCGAATTCAACGTGGCGCGCATGACGGTTAATCGCGCGCTGCGCGAGCTGACTTCGGAGCAGGTGCTGACCCGCGTCCAGGGGTCCGGCACTTTCGTCGCGCGTCCCAAGTACGAGTCCACGCTCGTCGCGATTCGCAGCATTTCCGACGAGATCGTCGCGCGTGGTCATCGCTATCACGCAAAGGTGCTCGACATTGGCGCGACTATCGCCGACGAAGCGCTTGCCGCGGAAATGCAGGTGAGCGCGGGTAACCCGGTGTTCCATTCGCGTGTGTTGCATTTCGAAAACGACGAGCCGGTGCAGCTCGAAGAGCGCTGGGTCAACCCGGCGGTCGCGCCCGAGTACGCGTTGCAGGACTTCACGAACACCACGCCGAATCAGTACCTCGTGCGCGTGGCGCCTTTACAGCGTGTGGAATACCGCATCGAAGCACTGGCGGCCGACGCGGGCACGCGCGAGCTGCTCACCATGGACGAGCTGGAGCCGTGTCTCGTGCTGCATCGGCGCACGTGGTCGA
- a CDS encoding MFS transporter, with protein MTGRTLVTARSLRALDWMNFFVANVQTGFGPFIASYLASHKWTQGEIGMALSVGTISAMVSQVPGGAVVDALRNKKGAAAAAIFAIILSAVLLAVSPTVLPVIAAEVFHGFASCMLTPALAAISFALVGRANLGDRLGRNARWASIGSAVAAGLMGVFGEYYSPRAVFWLTAALAVPALFALTLIQRTDTIELPRAAPTPQQVERRESLRELLRDKRMLLFAACIVLFHLSNAAMLNLAAGEVTAGMGDNVQLVIAACIIVPQAIVAMMSPWVGRSAERWGRRPILLLGFSALPVRALLFAGISSPYLLVPVQMLDGLSAAVFGVMLPLIAADVAGGKGRYNLCIGLFGLAAGIGATLSTTAAGFVADHFGNAVSFFGLAAAGALAVLLVWAAMPETRDAAAQDEAAHVGDGEGTAVR; from the coding sequence ATGACAGGCCGCACGCTGGTAACCGCGCGCAGCCTTCGCGCGCTCGACTGGATGAACTTTTTCGTCGCTAACGTGCAGACGGGCTTCGGACCGTTTATCGCGTCCTATCTGGCGTCGCACAAATGGACCCAGGGCGAGATCGGGATGGCGCTCTCGGTCGGCACGATCAGCGCGATGGTCTCGCAGGTACCGGGCGGCGCTGTTGTCGACGCGTTGCGCAACAAGAAAGGCGCGGCCGCGGCGGCCATTTTCGCAATCATTCTGAGCGCGGTGCTGCTCGCCGTCAGCCCCACGGTGCTGCCGGTGATTGCCGCCGAGGTATTCCACGGGTTCGCCAGCTGCATGCTGACGCCGGCGCTCGCCGCGATTTCGTTTGCACTCGTGGGACGCGCGAATCTCGGCGACCGGTTGGGACGCAACGCGCGCTGGGCGTCGATCGGCAGCGCGGTGGCGGCGGGACTGATGGGCGTGTTCGGCGAATACTATTCGCCGCGCGCGGTGTTCTGGCTGACCGCCGCGCTGGCCGTTCCCGCGCTTTTCGCGCTGACGTTGATCCAGCGCACCGACACGATTGAGTTGCCGAGAGCCGCGCCCACGCCGCAGCAGGTCGAGCGGCGCGAGAGCCTGCGCGAGCTGTTGCGTGACAAGCGGATGTTGCTGTTCGCCGCGTGCATCGTGCTGTTCCATCTGTCGAACGCAGCGATGTTGAATCTCGCGGCCGGTGAAGTGACTGCCGGCATGGGCGACAACGTGCAGCTCGTGATTGCCGCGTGCATCATCGTGCCGCAGGCGATCGTCGCGATGATGTCGCCGTGGGTGGGACGCTCGGCCGAGCGCTGGGGACGTCGCCCGATCCTGTTGTTGGGTTTTTCCGCGCTGCCGGTTCGCGCGTTGCTGTTTGCGGGCATCAGCAGCCCTTATCTGCTCGTGCCGGTGCAGATGCTCGACGGCCTGAGCGCCGCGGTATTTGGTGTGATGCTGCCGCTGATTGCCGCCGACGTGGCTGGCGGGAAGGGGCGCTATAACCTTTGTATCGGGTTGTTCGGGTTGGCGGCGGGGATTGGGGCGACGTTGAGTACGACCGCTGCCGGGTTCGTCGCTGATCATTTTGGTAATGCAGTGAGCTTTTTTGGGCTTGCTGCGGCTGGGGCGCTGGCTGTTCTGCTCGTTTGGGCAGCTATGCCGGAGACGCGCGATGCGGCTGCTCAGGATGAGGCTGCTCATGTTGGAGATGGGGAGGGGACCGCTGTGCGGTGA
- a CDS encoding LysR family transcriptional regulator, whose product MKTSTDELLVLVAVIDSGSITAAAEKLGQTVSGVSRALTRLEKKLDTALVRRTTRRLQLTDEGEAFLQRARAIIEAVEEAEESVARGRQRPSGRLRVDAASPFMLHCVAPHMKAFSALYPEIRLELTSNERTVDLLEQKVDIAIRIGTLPDSTLHARALGSSKLRLLASPAYLAEYGEPRSVDALREHRLIGFTAPEHLNRWPLRVGRKEESLKIEPSITASSGETLRQLVLSGWGIACLADFMTVADVRDGRLVPILGNLLADQRQPVAAVYYQSATLAGRVQCFLDFIAARVRL is encoded by the coding sequence ATGAAGACGTCTACCGACGAACTGCTCGTGTTGGTGGCTGTGATAGACAGCGGGTCGATCACGGCTGCCGCCGAAAAGCTGGGCCAGACCGTCTCCGGCGTCAGTCGCGCGCTCACGCGCCTCGAAAAGAAACTGGACACGGCGCTCGTGCGGCGTACCACGCGCCGGTTGCAGCTCACCGACGAAGGCGAAGCCTTCCTGCAACGCGCACGCGCGATCATCGAAGCAGTGGAGGAGGCCGAGGAATCGGTCGCACGCGGTCGTCAAAGGCCGTCGGGGCGGCTGAGGGTCGACGCGGCGTCGCCGTTCATGCTCCACTGCGTCGCACCGCATATGAAGGCGTTTTCCGCTCTCTATCCGGAGATCCGGCTGGAGCTGACGAGCAACGAGCGGACGGTGGATTTACTGGAGCAGAAGGTGGATATCGCGATTCGCATCGGCACATTGCCGGATTCGACACTGCATGCGCGCGCGCTGGGCAGCAGCAAATTGAGGTTGCTCGCGAGTCCGGCGTATCTGGCGGAATATGGCGAACCCCGATCGGTCGATGCGCTGCGTGAGCACCGGCTGATCGGTTTCACCGCGCCGGAGCATCTGAACCGCTGGCCGCTGCGCGTCGGGCGCAAAGAAGAATCCCTGAAGATCGAGCCGTCGATTACCGCGTCGAGCGGCGAAACGTTGCGACAGCTCGTGTTGTCCGGTTGGGGCATCGCGTGTCTCGCGGATTTCATGACTGTCGCGGATGTTCGCGACGGGCGCCTCGTACCGATTCTCGGCAATCTGCTGGCCGATCAGCGTCAGCCGGTCGCGGCGGTGTACTACCAGAGCGCGACACTGGCGGGGCGCGTGCAGTGCTTTCTGGATTTCATCGCCGCGCGCGTGCGGCTCTGA
- a CDS encoding MFS transporter, with amino-acid sequence MDYPATPQPIATDALNGQGASASPAASWSGSQPRERRRHAKAIAAITLGNGLEFFDFTIYSFFATIIGKLYFPVEGQLAQLMLAVGTFGVGFIMRPVGGIVLGAYADRAGRKAAMSVTLWLMTLGSAMIAFAPTYAAIGMAAPLLVILARLIQGFALGGEIGASTSLLLEYGSNRTRGFYGSWQFVSQGLNTVCGSLLGVALAAALSNSALESWGWRVPFVIGMAMGPIGIYIRRHLDETLPGVEDGHAPQPTDAAAGTAVAVAVAQPVRKLFREHSRVIATGVVTTIGGTAANYIVLFYLSTYAIRILHLPMSSALWAAWTAAVVTVICSPFAGALSDRVGRKRVLWVSRVLLIAAVYPAFSIINAAPTVPALLSVVAGLAVLVAFTAVPNIVMLPELFPREIRATGMSIVYCLGVSIFGGFAQFFATWLIQVSGSNLAPAWYLIACGVVSLIPLPFMVETAGRDIG; translated from the coding sequence ATGGACTATCCCGCGACACCGCAACCCATTGCCACTGATGCTCTGAACGGGCAGGGCGCGTCCGCATCGCCGGCCGCATCGTGGTCCGGATCGCAGCCTCGCGAGCGCAGGCGCCACGCGAAGGCGATTGCCGCGATCACGCTGGGCAACGGGCTCGAGTTTTTCGATTTCACGATCTACAGTTTCTTCGCGACGATCATCGGCAAGCTGTATTTCCCGGTGGAGGGACAGCTCGCACAGTTGATGCTGGCCGTCGGCACATTCGGCGTGGGCTTCATCATGCGGCCGGTGGGCGGCATCGTGCTCGGTGCATACGCGGACCGTGCGGGCCGCAAGGCCGCGATGAGCGTCACGCTGTGGCTGATGACGCTCGGCTCGGCGATGATCGCGTTTGCGCCGACGTACGCGGCGATCGGCATGGCCGCGCCGCTGCTGGTGATTCTGGCGCGGCTGATTCAGGGCTTTGCGTTAGGCGGGGAGATCGGCGCGTCGACGTCGCTGTTGCTGGAGTACGGCAGCAACAGAACGCGTGGCTTTTACGGAAGCTGGCAGTTCGTGAGTCAGGGGCTGAATACCGTGTGCGGGTCGCTGCTGGGCGTTGCACTGGCGGCGGCGCTGTCCAATTCGGCATTGGAAAGCTGGGGCTGGCGGGTGCCGTTCGTGATTGGCATGGCGATGGGGCCTATCGGGATCTATATCCGGCGTCATCTGGATGAGACTTTGCCTGGCGTCGAGGACGGACACGCGCCGCAGCCGACGGATGCCGCTGCCGGTACTGCTGTTGCCGTTGCCGTGGCGCAGCCGGTGCGCAAGTTGTTTCGTGAGCATTCTCGGGTGATTGCGACGGGTGTGGTGACGACCATCGGCGGGACGGCCGCGAATTATATTGTGCTGTTTTACCTGTCCACCTACGCGATCCGGATTTTGCATTTGCCGATGTCGTCCGCGTTGTGGGCTGCGTGGACTGCGGCTGTGGTGACGGTGATCTGCTCGCCGTTTGCCGGCGCGTTATCGGACCGGGTGGGACGCAAGCGCGTGTTGTGGGTATCGCGCGTGTTGCTGATTGCGGCGGTGTATCCCGCGTTCAGCATCATTAATGCTGCGCCGACGGTGCCGGCTCTGTTGTCCGTCGTCGCCGGCCTGGCTGTGCTGGTTGCGTTTACTGCGGTGCCCAATATTGTGATGTTGCCGGAGTTGTTTCCTCGCGAGATTCGGGCGACCGGCATGTCGATTGTTTATTGTCTTGGCGTTTCTATTTTTGGTGGTTTTGCGCAGTTTTTTGCTACGTGGTTGATTCAGGTTTCTGGGAGTAATCTGGCTCCCGCCTGGTATCTGATTGCGTGCGGGGTGGTTTCGTTGATTCCGTTGCCGTTTATGGTGGAGACTGCTGGGCGGGATATTGGGTGA